In Streptomyces sp. NBC_00414, a single window of DNA contains:
- a CDS encoding carbohydrate ABC transporter permease — protein MSTTRPRIRRIPLNVAAVVTVVLCLFPVYWMVATAFTPTRDIQSDNPRFLPESWTLDHFRTAVGADGFGLFWRNSLLVTLSAVLLSLVIALGSAYAVARMRWRGRRQFMLMVFIAQMAPWESLIIPVYIISRDTGMLDRLPTLTLVYFMMTLPFTVIVLRGFIGTIPPELEESAQVDGCTRIGAFRHIAFPLLAPGLMATSLFGYITAWNEFAYANFLIIKHQDNRTLPVWLSSFQNVFGTDWGATMAASALFAAPALVVFLLLQRHVTSGFAAGAVKG, from the coding sequence ATGAGCACGACCCGGCCCCGTATCCGCCGCATACCCCTCAATGTCGCCGCCGTCGTCACGGTCGTGCTCTGTCTGTTCCCGGTCTACTGGATGGTCGCGACCGCGTTCACCCCGACCCGTGACATCCAGTCCGACAACCCCCGTTTCCTGCCCGAGAGTTGGACGCTCGACCACTTCCGCACCGCTGTCGGCGCCGACGGCTTCGGCCTGTTCTGGCGCAACAGCCTCCTCGTCACACTGAGCGCCGTCCTGCTCTCCCTCGTCATCGCGCTCGGCTCCGCCTACGCGGTGGCCCGGATGAGGTGGAGGGGACGCCGGCAGTTCATGCTCATGGTCTTCATCGCCCAGATGGCGCCCTGGGAGTCACTGATCATCCCGGTCTACATCATCTCCCGGGACACCGGCATGCTGGACCGGCTGCCGACCCTGACCCTCGTCTACTTCATGATGACGCTGCCCTTCACCGTCATCGTCCTGCGCGGGTTCATCGGCACGATCCCGCCGGAGCTGGAGGAGTCCGCGCAGGTCGACGGCTGCACCAGGATCGGCGCGTTCCGGCACATCGCGTTCCCGCTGCTGGCGCCCGGGCTCATGGCGACCTCGCTGTTCGGCTACATCACCGCCTGGAACGAGTTCGCCTACGCCAACTTCCTCATCATCAAGCATCAGGACAACCGCACCCTGCCCGTGTGGCTGTCCTCCTTCCAGAACGTCTTCGGCACCGACTGGGGCGCCACCATGGCCGCCTCGGCCCTCTTCGCCGCCCCGGCGCTCGTGGTGTTCCTGCTGCTCCAACGCCATGTCACGTCCGGCTTCGCCGCCGGCGCGGTCAAGGGCTGA
- a CDS encoding beta-N-acetylhexosaminidase has protein sequence MPAQASAPTLIPRPTEAAFRPGHFTLDADTALRIGEGAEPAADLLRTLLAPATGLPLPPSPDGQFTLALDSGPGGLGDPGDVGGLGGLGEEGYVLTVEPHAVLLRAAHPTGLLRGIQTVRQLLPPAALSADPQRVTRWPLPCVDITDVPRHPWRGAMLDVARHFQPVSYLRRYVDVLALHKISVFHLHLTDDQGWRMPVAAYPKLTEIGSRRAESQKGPAGSGAYDGIPHGGAYTRAELTGLVRYAAARGVTVVPETEMPGHVRAALAAYPALGNHPERTLDVWTRWGVCDTVLGVHDEVLDFCRTVLDEVMDVFPSPYIHLGGEECPTAEWTHSATARERAATEGLSSPAALHGWFLGKIGDHLVRNGRRPVGWAETGAELPPEFTVMTWRDPSHTLTAARRGHPVIDAYHRATYLDYAQSDDPNEPPAQPGSVVDLRGVHAHDPVPEDADAEAAGRVLGTQAQLWTEFVTTPAHIEYLTYPRLCALADRGWSGATDWTDFRSRLDGHTARLDALGVHHHP, from the coding sequence GTGCCCGCACAGGCATCTGCACCCACCCTCATCCCCCGCCCCACCGAAGCAGCCTTTCGGCCGGGACACTTCACGCTCGACGCCGACACCGCGCTGCGCATCGGCGAAGGCGCCGAACCGGCCGCGGACCTGCTGCGCACCCTGCTCGCCCCCGCCACCGGACTGCCCCTGCCGCCCTCCCCCGACGGACAGTTCACCCTGGCACTCGACTCCGGCCCCGGTGGGCTGGGCGACCCCGGTGACGTGGGCGGCCTGGGTGGCCTGGGTGAGGAGGGATACGTACTCACCGTCGAACCGCACGCCGTGCTGCTGCGCGCCGCGCACCCCACCGGCCTGCTGCGCGGCATTCAGACGGTCCGTCAACTCCTGCCCCCGGCAGCCCTGTCGGCGGATCCGCAGCGCGTCACCCGGTGGCCGCTGCCGTGCGTCGACATCACCGATGTCCCGCGGCACCCCTGGCGCGGCGCGATGCTGGACGTGGCCCGCCACTTCCAGCCCGTGTCCTACCTCCGCCGGTACGTCGATGTGCTCGCCCTGCACAAGATCAGCGTCTTCCACCTGCACCTCACGGACGACCAGGGCTGGCGCATGCCGGTCGCCGCCTACCCCAAGCTCACCGAGATCGGCAGCCGTCGCGCCGAGTCGCAGAAGGGCCCGGCGGGCAGCGGCGCGTACGACGGGATCCCGCACGGTGGGGCGTACACGCGCGCCGAACTCACCGGTCTCGTCCGGTACGCCGCGGCCCGCGGCGTCACGGTCGTGCCCGAGACAGAGATGCCCGGGCATGTACGCGCCGCCCTGGCCGCCTATCCCGCCCTGGGCAACCATCCGGAGCGCACGCTGGACGTCTGGACGCGCTGGGGGGTGTGCGACACCGTCCTCGGCGTCCACGACGAGGTCCTCGACTTCTGCCGCACCGTCCTCGACGAGGTCATGGACGTCTTCCCGTCGCCGTACATCCATCTGGGCGGCGAGGAGTGCCCCACCGCCGAGTGGACGCACAGCGCCACCGCACGCGAACGAGCCGCGACGGAGGGCCTGTCGAGCCCCGCGGCCCTGCACGGCTGGTTCCTCGGGAAGATCGGCGACCACCTCGTCCGGAACGGCCGCCGCCCGGTGGGCTGGGCCGAGACCGGCGCCGAACTGCCCCCCGAATTCACCGTGATGACCTGGCGCGACCCCTCCCACACCCTCACGGCGGCCCGCCGCGGCCACCCGGTGATAGACGCATACCACCGGGCCACCTACCTCGACTACGCCCAGTCCGACGACCCGAACGAGCCCCCGGCACAGCCCGGTTCCGTCGTCGATCTGCGCGGCGTCCACGCCCACGACCCGGTGCCTGAGGACGCGGACGCCGAGGCCGCGGGGCGGGTGCTCGGCACACAGGCCCAGCTGTGGACCGAGTTCGTCACGACGCCCGCACACATCGAGTACCTCACCTATCCGCGCCTGTGCGCCCTCGCCGACCGCGGCTGGAGCGGCGCCACCGACTGGACCGACTTCCGGTCCCGCCTGGACGGACACACAGCCCGGCTGGACGCACTCGGCGTCCACCACCACCCCTGA
- a CDS encoding cellulose binding domain-containing protein, giving the protein MRFAKNRLRATAHTAVAVAMGAAALTALPATASAAADGLSVQYRTSATGAGADQAEPWFKVKNTGATTVQLSSVKVRYYFKADSAGASYRFACSWAVKGCANVTGTFGTLANPTATADRYLEIGFTSGAGSLAPGADTGDLQLRFYQSSWASLNQSDDYSFGASQTSYGDWSKVTAQLAGTTLWGQAPAGNGPTDPPTDPPTDPPADAATLFDDFNYSGYNDPRISANGWNVRSNSGGPGVPGATWAPEKVTFATTGGNSIMNLETSTAGTAASTKQTEILTKSTKFKNGTYAARVRFNDAPKYGPDGDRLVQTFFTINDLKAPLADDYSEYDFEYLPNGGWGEPSNILYTTSWETYQAEPWVAVNQHTEARQSFSGWHDLVLTIDNNSIKYYIDGQLFGTHGSEYLPERPMSINFNQWLIDLAGQTSTTARAYDQQVDYVLHVKDQVLTPAQVTTRLNAYRSAGTTFQDTVPGS; this is encoded by the coding sequence ATGAGATTCGCGAAGAACCGGCTGCGCGCCACCGCACACACCGCCGTCGCGGTGGCCATGGGCGCCGCCGCGCTCACCGCACTCCCGGCCACCGCCAGCGCGGCCGCCGACGGACTGAGCGTCCAGTACCGTACGAGCGCCACCGGAGCCGGCGCCGACCAGGCCGAACCCTGGTTCAAGGTGAAGAACACCGGTGCCACGACCGTGCAGTTGAGCAGCGTCAAGGTCCGTTACTACTTCAAGGCCGACTCGGCGGGCGCCAGCTACCGCTTCGCCTGCTCCTGGGCCGTCAAGGGCTGCGCCAACGTCACGGGCACCTTCGGCACGCTCGCCAACCCGACCGCCACGGCCGACCGCTACCTGGAGATCGGCTTCACCTCCGGAGCCGGTTCACTCGCCCCGGGCGCCGACACCGGTGACCTGCAACTGCGCTTCTACCAGTCGTCGTGGGCCTCGCTGAACCAGAGCGACGACTACTCCTTCGGCGCCTCGCAGACCTCGTACGGCGACTGGTCCAAGGTCACCGCGCAGCTGGCCGGCACCACCCTGTGGGGCCAGGCCCCCGCGGGCAACGGGCCGACGGATCCGCCCACCGACCCGCCGACCGATCCCCCGGCCGACGCCGCCACCCTGTTCGACGACTTCAACTACAGCGGCTACAACGACCCCAGGATCTCCGCGAACGGCTGGAACGTGCGCTCCAACTCCGGTGGCCCGGGCGTGCCCGGTGCCACCTGGGCGCCCGAGAAGGTCACCTTCGCCACCACGGGCGGCAACTCCATCATGAACCTGGAGACGTCGACCGCCGGCACCGCGGCGAGCACCAAGCAGACCGAGATCCTCACCAAGTCGACGAAGTTCAAGAACGGCACCTACGCGGCACGGGTGCGGTTCAACGACGCGCCCAAGTACGGTCCGGACGGCGACCGCCTCGTCCAGACGTTCTTCACCATCAACGACCTCAAGGCACCGCTGGCGGACGACTACTCCGAGTACGACTTCGAGTACCTGCCCAACGGCGGCTGGGGCGAGCCGTCCAACATCCTCTACACGACGTCCTGGGAGACCTATCAGGCCGAGCCGTGGGTGGCGGTCAACCAGCACACCGAGGCCCGCCAGAGCTTCAGTGGCTGGCACGACCTGGTGCTGACCATCGACAACAACAGCATCAAGTACTACATCGACGGGCAGCTCTTCGGCACGCATGGCTCCGAGTACCTTCCGGAGCGGCCCATGTCGATCAACTTCAACCAGTGGCTGATCGACCTCGCGGGCCAGACAAGCACCACGGCGAGGGCGTACGACCAGCAGGTCGACTACGTCCTGCACGTCAAGGACCAGGTGCTCACACCGGCCCAGGTCACCACGAGGCTGAACGCCTACCGCAGCGCGGGCACCACGTTCCAGGACACCGTCCCCGGCAGCTGA
- a CDS encoding TetR/AcrR family transcriptional regulator — protein sequence MPPNSHVGDDAADSSPSPIPSPGADAGSGSGSGSAVVGREETRRRVIEAAADLLAREGRDAVTTRAVAVAAGLQPPAIYRLFGDKDGLLEAVAEHGFAVFLAAKHVDPDPQDLIEDLRDGWDLAVEFGLANPALYTLMYSEPTRPASAAFKAGMEILMGRIRRLAAGGRLRVGEELAATLIHATARGAVLTWLSLPADRRDPALLTILRESMVTAVTNEEPAVKDVGPAGAARALRATLPDQTTLSGAEQHLLREWLDRLACDG from the coding sequence ATGCCACCAAATTCACACGTCGGGGACGACGCCGCCGACTCCAGCCCCAGCCCCATCCCCAGCCCCGGCGCGGACGCTGGCTCGGGGTCAGGCTCGGGCTCCGCGGTCGTGGGCCGCGAGGAGACCCGCCGGCGCGTCATCGAGGCCGCCGCCGACCTGCTCGCGCGCGAAGGCCGTGACGCCGTCACCACTCGCGCGGTCGCGGTCGCGGCGGGCTTGCAGCCGCCGGCCATCTACCGGCTGTTCGGTGACAAGGACGGGCTGCTCGAAGCGGTGGCCGAACACGGCTTCGCCGTCTTCCTGGCGGCCAAGCACGTCGACCCCGACCCGCAGGACCTCATCGAGGACCTGCGGGACGGCTGGGACCTGGCGGTCGAGTTCGGTCTGGCGAATCCCGCGCTGTACACGCTGATGTACAGCGAGCCGACAAGGCCTGCATCGGCAGCCTTCAAGGCCGGTATGGAGATCCTGATGGGCCGCATCCGCCGCCTCGCCGCGGGCGGCCGTCTCCGCGTCGGCGAGGAACTCGCGGCCACCCTCATCCATGCCACGGCACGCGGCGCGGTCCTCACCTGGCTGTCCCTGCCCGCGGACCGGCGCGACCCGGCCCTGCTGACCATTCTTCGGGAGTCCATGGTCACCGCCGTCACCAACGAGGAACCGGCCGTCAAGGACGTGGGCCCGGCCGGCGCCGCCCGCGCACTGCGCGCGACGCTCCCTGACCAGACGACCCTCAGCGGCGCGGAGCAGCACCTGCTGAGGGAGTGGCTGGACCGCCTGGCCTGCGACGGTTGA
- a CDS encoding penicillin acylase family protein translates to MAALCLTSATMALQSAPSSASASAAAVTGAGGERLTESGRTARISRTEYGIPHIRAANFDGLGYGYGYAFAQDNVCELADRMVTLRGERSRFFGADGEDGEGSNLASDSYYKGQWHAGTVRKLLDMKAPLGPTAELRRLVEGYAAGYNRYLRDTGTDELPDPRCKGEPWVRPITPLDVWTLVYDVNGATGVVPLAPAIGDAKPPVTTGAATATAAAVATAAAVATASADGTAASGGGAPETPAPDTPASKAATAFAQGTQGALNTHRALSAHSAQSGRGLPADFGSNGWALGKDATRSGNAMVLANPHLPWVGGDFRFYQVQLTIPGTLDVSGAGLYGTPLVQIGHNRNVAWTHTASNAEHSSVYALKLAPGDPTSYLVDGRTERMERRTVPVTVRDRNGGLSTVERTLYTSRFGQVLAFGWTATTAYAVRDANADNLRSLNTWLAMSKAEDLGQLRTAQDTYQGIPWTYTLAADSGGGTYFTDSSHVPHLTGEQLTRCTLPGSEEGPPALDGSTSACAWGSDPDALVPGVRGPSRQPRLSRSDYVANSNNGPRYTNPEAPLTGFPGGYDNTARLGQRAQLGLRMIAERLAGTDGLGAPGFTGRGLRASMFGNRVLSAETGRDDVVAMCRAHPRLRTTDGNEVDVRKACTTLARWDTRADTGSRGAALWITFHDRLSENGPSDTWSRVPYDPAQPLTTPRGIKGDDVRVRRALADAVQDFAASDLPVDTELGAVQRWAGIPLPGCNGDKGCFNVLEASPGAGSGTPPSGAFGSTFLMAVELTPDGPRAHTLLTYGQSTNPASPHYTDQTRLFSRKQWVTERFTAAEISADPTLKVTILRG, encoded by the coding sequence ATGGCCGCACTCTGTCTCACCTCTGCCACCATGGCCCTGCAGTCCGCGCCCTCTTCAGCCTCCGCTTCCGCTGCCGCCGTGACGGGAGCGGGCGGCGAGAGACTGACCGAGAGCGGCCGCACGGCCCGGATCAGCCGGACCGAGTACGGCATCCCGCACATCCGAGCAGCGAACTTCGACGGGCTCGGCTACGGCTACGGCTACGCGTTCGCGCAGGACAACGTCTGTGAACTCGCCGACCGGATGGTCACGTTGCGGGGCGAGCGTTCACGGTTCTTCGGCGCCGACGGGGAGGACGGCGAGGGATCGAACCTGGCGAGCGACAGCTACTACAAGGGGCAGTGGCACGCCGGCACCGTCCGGAAGCTGCTCGACATGAAGGCACCGCTGGGGCCGACGGCGGAACTGCGCCGACTGGTCGAGGGATACGCCGCCGGATACAACCGCTACCTCCGGGACACGGGCACCGACGAGCTGCCGGACCCGCGCTGCAAGGGCGAACCGTGGGTGCGGCCGATCACCCCGCTCGACGTGTGGACCCTCGTGTACGACGTCAACGGCGCGACCGGCGTCGTACCGCTGGCCCCGGCCATCGGGGACGCGAAGCCTCCGGTGACGACGGGGGCGGCGACAGCGACGGCGGCGGCGGTTGCGACGGCGGCGGCGGTTGCGACGGCGAGCGCCGACGGCACGGCGGCTTCCGGGGGCGGCGCCCCCGAGACCCCCGCCCCGGACACCCCCGCCTCGAAGGCCGCGACAGCCTTCGCCCAGGGCACTCAAGGCGCCTTGAACACTCACAGAGCCTTGAGCGCCCACAGCGCGCAGAGCGGCCGGGGCCTCCCCGCCGATTTCGGCAGCAACGGCTGGGCGCTGGGCAAGGACGCCACCCGTAGCGGCAACGCGATGGTCCTGGCCAACCCGCACCTCCCCTGGGTCGGCGGCGACTTCCGCTTCTACCAGGTGCAGTTGACGATCCCCGGCACCCTGGACGTGTCCGGCGCCGGCCTGTACGGCACGCCCCTGGTCCAGATCGGGCACAACCGGAACGTCGCCTGGACGCACACCGCGAGCAACGCCGAGCACTCCTCCGTCTACGCGCTGAAGCTCGCGCCCGGTGACCCGACCAGCTATCTGGTCGACGGCAGGACCGAGCGGATGGAACGCCGTACCGTCCCGGTCACCGTCCGCGACAGGAACGGCGGACTGTCGACCGTCGAGCGGACCCTGTACACCTCACGCTTCGGTCAGGTCCTCGCCTTCGGCTGGACCGCGACGACCGCCTACGCGGTCCGCGACGCCAACGCCGACAACCTGCGGTCCCTGAACACCTGGCTGGCCATGAGCAAGGCCGAGGACCTCGGTCAGTTGCGCACGGCCCAAGACACCTACCAGGGCATCCCCTGGACGTACACCCTCGCGGCCGACAGCGGCGGCGGGACGTACTTCACCGACTCCTCCCACGTACCGCACCTGACCGGCGAACAACTCACGCGCTGCACTCTGCCCGGCAGCGAGGAGGGGCCGCCCGCCCTGGACGGTTCGACGTCGGCCTGCGCCTGGGGCAGTGACCCCGACGCGCTCGTGCCGGGTGTCCGCGGCCCGTCCCGGCAGCCGAGGTTGAGCCGCTCGGACTACGTGGCCAACTCCAACAACGGGCCCCGGTACACCAACCCCGAAGCCCCGCTCACCGGCTTCCCCGGCGGCTACGACAACACGGCCCGCCTCGGGCAGCGCGCCCAACTCGGCCTCCGTATGATCGCGGAACGCCTGGCCGGTACGGACGGACTCGGCGCCCCGGGCTTCACCGGACGCGGCCTGCGCGCGTCGATGTTCGGCAACCGTGTCCTGTCGGCCGAGACGGGCCGCGACGACGTGGTCGCCATGTGCCGTGCCCACCCCCGCCTCAGGACCACGGACGGCAACGAGGTCGACGTGCGGAAGGCCTGCACCACCCTCGCCCGCTGGGACACCCGCGCCGACACCGGCAGCCGGGGTGCGGCGCTCTGGATCACCTTCCACGACCGCCTCTCCGAGAACGGCCCGTCCGACACCTGGAGCCGCGTCCCCTACGACCCGGCACAGCCCCTCACCACACCGCGCGGCATCAAGGGCGACGACGTGCGCGTCCGACGCGCCCTCGCCGACGCCGTCCAGGACTTCGCCGCCAGTGACCTCCCGGTCGACACGGAACTCGGCGCCGTACAGAGGTGGGCCGGGATCCCGCTGCCCGGCTGCAACGGCGACAAGGGCTGCTTCAACGTCCTGGAGGCCAGCCCCGGAGCGGGCTCCGGCACACCGCCCTCGGGCGCCTTCGGCAGCACCTTCCTGATGGCCGTCGAACTGACCCCCGACGGCCCGCGCGCCCACACTCTCCTGACCTACGGGCAGTCGACGAATCCGGCCTCCCCCCACTACACGGACCAGACCCGTCTCTTCTCCCGCAAGCAGTGGGTCACCGAGCGCTTCACGGCGGCGGAGATCTCGGCCGACCCG
- a CDS encoding SDR family oxidoreductase: protein MIIVTGATGQLGRQVVEQLLTRVPADRIGVSVRDPQRAKAFADRGVRVRQGSFTDSAGLVHAFEGASQVLIVSVDKMGEEAVRQHRAAIDGAVAAGARRILYTSHMGASASSRFQPCRDHAATEEVLRTCGVPYTSLRNGFYASSAVQFLGHALQSGEVALPADGPVSWTAHADLADAAAAVLADEGRFDGPTPPLTAGRSLTFDDIARIATEVTGRTITRSTAPDDLFRQQLIGRGVPAEAADQLLGVFTAARAGEFATVDPTLAALLGREPITMGTVLRERLSDNAAAATDGR from the coding sequence ATGATCATCGTGACCGGAGCCACCGGACAGCTCGGACGACAGGTCGTCGAACAGCTGCTGACCCGCGTACCCGCGGACAGGATCGGCGTCAGCGTCCGCGACCCGCAGCGGGCGAAGGCGTTCGCCGATCGAGGGGTACGCGTCCGGCAAGGCAGCTTCACCGACTCCGCCGGCCTGGTCCACGCCTTCGAGGGCGCCTCCCAGGTGCTCATCGTCTCCGTCGACAAGATGGGCGAAGAGGCCGTGCGGCAGCACCGCGCCGCCATCGACGGGGCCGTCGCCGCCGGCGCCCGCCGCATCCTCTACACCAGCCACATGGGGGCCTCCGCGTCGTCGCGTTTCCAGCCCTGCCGCGACCACGCCGCCACCGAGGAAGTGCTGCGCACCTGCGGCGTGCCGTACACCTCGCTGCGCAACGGCTTCTACGCGTCCAGCGCGGTCCAGTTCCTCGGGCACGCCCTGCAGTCCGGCGAAGTCGCGCTTCCCGCGGACGGACCCGTCAGCTGGACCGCCCACGCCGACCTCGCCGACGCGGCCGCCGCCGTCCTGGCCGACGAGGGCCGCTTCGACGGCCCCACGCCCCCGCTCACCGCGGGCCGGTCCCTGACCTTCGACGACATCGCCCGCATCGCCACCGAGGTCACCGGCCGCACGATCACGAGGAGCACCGCACCCGACGACCTGTTCCGGCAGCAGCTGATCGGCCGCGGTGTGCCCGCCGAGGCCGCGGACCAGCTGCTCGGCGTCTTCACGGCCGCTCGCGCCGGTGAATTCGCCACCGTGGACCCGACGCTGGCCGCCTTGCTGGGCCGCGAACCCATCACCATGGGCACGGTCCTGCGTGAGCGACTGTCCGACAACGCGGCCGCCGCGACGGACGGGCGATAG